TTATCAATAAGATTTAGTAATCTAGTCAGACAATGCTATCTTGTACGTGGCTTCTTCGGAAAGATATATGGCGTGGCTTCTCCGACGATTACCTCCCAACCCCCGCTTGCACTGCGAGTCCCTTCTCATCCAATTGGCTGCTTAACCCAATGGCTGCATCCGCCGCCCTCCCCCTTGCCGGCCGCATTGCCATAGTCACCGGCGCCTCCCGCGGCATCGGCCGCGCCATCGCCGCCCACCTCGCCTCCCTCGGTGCCGCCCTTGTTCTCGGCTACTCAACCAACTCCGCCGCCGCCGACCTCCTTGTCGCGGAGATCAACTCCCAGTCAATCCCCTCCGTCTCTCTCCGCCCCCGCGCCGTCGCCGTCCGAGCCGACGTCTCCGATCCCTCCGCCGTCAGATCCCTCTTCGACGCCGCCGAGGCCGCCTTCGGCTCCCCTCCCCACATCCTCGTCGCCGCCGCGGGCGTCCTAGACTCCCGCTGCCCCGTCGTCGCCGACACCGCCGCAGAGGTCTGGGACGCCGCCATGGCCGTCAACGCGAGGGGCGCGTTCCTCTGCTGCCGGGAGGCGGCGCGCCGCCTGGTCCGCGGCGGCGGGGGGCGTATCGTGTGCATATCCTCGTCGCTGGTGGCGGCGCCGGGGGCGGGATACGGGGCGTACACGGCATCCAAGGCGGCGGTGGAGGCGATGGTGAGGGTGCTGTCGCGGGAGCTGCGTGGCACAGGGATCACCGCAAACTGCGTGGCGCCGGGGCCGGTGGCGACGGACATGTTCTTCTCGGTGGCGGACGGCGGAGGCGAGGAGGCGGCGCAGGGGAACGCGATGGGGCGGCTGGGGGAGCCGCGGGACATCGCACCGATGGTGGGGTTTCTGTGCACCGATGCAGGAGAGTGGGTCAACGGGCAGGTTGTCGGCGTCAATGGTGGCATTTTGTAAATTACACCAAACGCATAAATAACGTAAGTTGCGGATCCTATGTAACGGTATCCATCTGTAAGAATCATGTTTCGCTTGCATCAGAGCCGTCCATTGACATGAACCGCAGCAAGTGCAGTCAATCTACGAATCATGCTTCCCTTCGCACCACTGTTATCATTCACAAGCGTATCTATTGTTCTACCACACGGCATGTTGTAGTTTATCTTCTCGTCCTTCCTGTTTAGGTAGGTCATGCATCCTCACTTTATAGGGCTATACTCTCACTATAATATAATTGAATCTACAAAATCTATTCAAATGAAGTCTATAATTTATTAATCAGCTTAGGAAGTCCATACGACGAAACgtctctttattttcttttcaatgAGGTTGCTGAGGCTGATGTTCTCATGCAGTCGTACGTACATCTGAAGGCGAAAAGAAACTTTTATGCTGTATTGGTTTTCCTGTAGAACATAAGATATGTTCATGTAAACCACTGTAAGCAattcacaaaaaagaaaaaggtgcTAAAGAAATATCAAGACCTACCAGAAATAAATAGGGAGCAAAGTTGTAATAAAATTTTCTGAGGCAAGAATATTATATAGTTTGTCTTAAAAGACCAACTAACTATTTGCAGGCATTGACATGA
This DNA window, taken from Musa acuminata AAA Group cultivar baxijiao chromosome BXJ3-7, Cavendish_Baxijiao_AAA, whole genome shotgun sequence, encodes the following:
- the LOC103990353 gene encoding NADPH-dependent aldehyde reductase-like protein, chloroplastic; its protein translation is MAASAALPLAGRIAIVTGASRGIGRAIAAHLASLGAALVLGYSTNSAAADLLVAEINSQSIPSVSLRPRAVAVRADVSDPSAVRSLFDAAEAAFGSPPHILVAAAGVLDSRCPVVADTAAEVWDAAMAVNARGAFLCCREAARRLVRGGGGRIVCISSSLVAAPGAGYGAYTASKAAVEAMVRVLSRELRGTGITANCVAPGPVATDMFFSVADGGGEEAAQGNAMGRLGEPRDIAPMVGFLCTDAGEWVNGQVVGVNGGIL